The following proteins are encoded in a genomic region of Phragmites australis chromosome 9, lpPhrAust1.1, whole genome shotgun sequence:
- the LOC133928769 gene encoding thiamine pyrophosphokinase 3-like — protein sequence MAPTLPRPTMRHSSSFLDPSSPAPPDDASSSLALIVLNQRLPRFAPLLWSRAAVRVCADGGANRVFDGMPELIPGQDPDEVRARYKPDVIKGDMDSVRPDVKEYYSNLGTKIVDESHDQDTTDLHKCIAFITENSPVADKSNLCILILGALGGRFDHEMGNINVLHLFPNTKIVLLSDDCLIFLLPRTHTHDIHIEPAVEGPTCGLIPIGTPSTSTTTTGLRWNLDNASMSYGGLISTSNIVEEDKVTIASDSDLIWTISLRN from the exons ATGGCTCCCACGCTGCCGCGGCCGACGATGCGCcactcctcctccttcctcgaccccTCCTCGCCCGCCCCTCCCGACGACGCCAGCTCCAGCCTCGCGCTCATCGTCCTCAACCAGCGGCTGCCCCGCTTCGCGCCCCTCCTCTGGTCGCGCG CGGCGGTGCGAGTGTGCGCGGACGGCGGCGCCAACCGCGTCTTCGACGGCATGCCGGAGTTGATCCCCGGACAGGATCCCGACGAGGTCCGCGCGAG ATACAAGCCAGATGTAATCAAAGGGGATATGGACTCAGTAAGACCAGACGTGAAGGAATATTATTCCAACTTG GGTACCAAAATAGTTGATGAGTCACACGATCAGGACACCACTGATTTACACAAGTGTATAGCTTTTATAACTGAGAATTCACCTGTCGCTGACAAATCTAAT CTTTGCATCCTTATTCTCGGGGCACTAGGAGGAAGGTTTGATCACGAGATGGGAAACATCAACGTGCTTCATCTCTTCCCAAATACCAAGATCGTCCTCCTATCAGATGATTGCCTAATCTTTCTGCTCCCAAGAACTCACACCCATGACATCCACATTGAACCGGCGGTTGAGGGGCCCACCTGTGGACTGATCCCCATTGGCACACCGTCAACTAGCACCACGACCACTGGACTCAGGTGGAATTTAG ATAATGCCAGCATGAGCTATGGTGGATTGATTAGCACGTCAAACATCGTGGAAGAGGACAAGGTGACGATTGCTTCGGATTCTGACCTTATCTGGACAATATCGCTCCGGAACTGA